The genomic stretch aaataaaagaaaattattgGCGCAAAATAAGAGAGAGAAAATCTACCTCGACCTCACCATCACCTTAGAACACACCATTTTCAGAAAATCTTTATCGCtaacgaagaagaagaagaagaattggAAGAGGGAGaggaaaattaaaattaaaattaataaataaataaataaatccttaGCTCTTCCCTCTTTCTCATCAATCTATTGAATttgaatgatttttttttttttgaaatattttaagtaatttttatttaatttttgaaaTATTAGTGAATTGcaaaataattataataacaataaaatgAGTTCGCAAGTGGTATCGCCACCGCCGCCGCGCCGAACGAGTTTGTCTCAGAAACGATTTCCGTCGACTAAGAAACCTCCGCCACCGTCGCCGTCGGAAAATGGCTCCTTCAACAATAATCATTCTCCCAGACCTAATTCTCCTTCGTAATTTCCTTTCTTTTTGTTATTTTATGTTCTTCAGCTAATTATAATTCTTATCAATTGTCTATGTTATGCTCTTTTTTTTCGATATAATGTCAAAAGTGTTTGAGTTTTTGAGGTCAAAGTTTGGAAACTTTAATTGCGATGATACGAGGATATTCACATTTCTATCGTTATATTTTGCGCGAAGTTATATTTTTAGCGGGAAATGATGTTGAAATGCGAAAAATAGCGTCAAAGTGTCTACATTTGATGAAAACGAGGCAGTATAATCAATTACACTCCGTAATTGTTATCAATTGTCTATGTTAATGTGTGTTATGCTCCTTTTTTTGATATGTTGTTGCTTTGGACTTTTTGAGGTCAAAGTTTCGAATCTTTAATCTTTTCAAGTATCATTTGATATTGTTAAGACGTCAAGTTATCTGCAAAATAATGATATGTAACTGCGAAAAGTAGGGTCAAATTGTCGAGTTAAATAGATTATGGTTAAATTGAGGTAGAATAATACTATAATGATATGATTGTGATGATACGAATATATTCACATTTGTTACCGTCATGTTTTACGAAAAATTATATTTTTAGCCAAAAATGTTGCAGAAACGCTTAAATGAGAgtataataatgtaatgaatgTGGGTGAAATGGTAGGTCGAATGTGGTTGGGGAGAGAACGGTGAAGAAGCTCAAGTTATCGAAGGCGTTGACCATACCGGAGGGAACATCAGTGTCGGATGCGTGTCGGAGGATGGCTGCTCGGCGTGTTGACGCTGTGTTATTGACTGATTCTAATGCTTTGTTGTCTGGCATTTGCACTGATAAGGTCTAATTTTACTTGTTTGTTGATATAGATTTATAGGAGTAATTTATAAGCATTGTGATGATTTTGTTAGATTTGGTGTTCTAGGAGAGGAATTTTTAAAGTAATTGGTGTTATTGTTGTGGTGACGGTTTTAGGATATCGCAACTAGAGTGCTAGCAGAGGAGCTGAGGCCGGATCAGACTGTAGTGTCGAAAGTTATGACAAGGAATCCGATTTTTGTAACTTCTGATACATTGGCGATTGAGGCTCTTCAGAAGATGGTCCAAGGTGAGATAGAGGATTTGTAATTACTTACTATTATGCAGTGTAGTAAGTAGTAACTGATCATAGTCATCGACTCATCATACATGATATTTACTCTTGGCTATTGCTTATGCTGTTGCGCCATAATTTTGTGCTGGATTCCAACTTTTGATAGTTAATGACTGTATAATACagttaattaggaaagaaatTTTATAGGGTATTTGCATTCGAAAAGTTGTTTGGAAGTGgatttatttgagtttgaaaCTATTTTGATTCGAACGAGTTTGGAACTTGATGTATCTGGGATATATGAACTCTGTATTTTTTCAATCTAGACAACGCGTACATTCAAGTTATTGCAATGAATTCCGTTTTACTTTGGCAAAAGCTATGTTAATTGGAAGGCCTTTTTGGAAGTAAGATGTGGGTTGCTTCAACACAAAGAAAGTCTGTATATAGCTGTCATTCTTCAGTGAGATGAAACTTCACAAGTTGTTCGACGGAACTATCTGATTTTTGTGTACTTCTGTCTACAGGAAAATTTAGACATCTTCCTGTTGTCGAAAATGGTGAAGTGATTGCTTTGTTAGATATCACAAGGTGTCTGTATGATGCCATATCAAGAATGGAGAAAACAGCTGAGCAAGGTAGTGTAATTGCTGCCGCAGTTGAGGGAGTTGATTACCAAAAAGGAAACAATTCTAACGGTTGGTTGCATTTCCTTTATCATCTTTCCTTTAAGTTTCAAAAGTAATTATCTTGTCATTTCTTGAAAACTGACTCAATTGAGTTCATGGATAACTAAATGTACATCATCTAATATTTTCTCATACTCTCTATCCAGCACCGGCTGCTTTTATTGAAACATTAAGGGAACGAATGTTCAAGCCTTCATTGTCAACTATAATCACTGAAAACATCAAGTATGCATTTATAAGTATATGCAAAGTGCTATTTTCATATCATGGGCATTGTTTATGGGTTAATTTGTCAATATTAATTTTTCAGGGCAGCGACTGTCTCGCCATCAGATCCTGTTTACGTTGCAGCTAAAAAGATGCGAGATGCCCGTGTTAATTCTGTAGTCGTAACAAGTAGCGGCAAAGTCATGGGAATCCTAACGTATTATCCTCTACGTGGATTTTCTTTCTTAGACTCTAATGAGTTTTTGGTGTTTACGTATATTCAAGGTTTGCTATCTGTTTCGCAGCTCAAGGGATATCCTCATGCGGGTTGTAGCACCAAACCTGTCACCTGAGTTAACTTTGGTGGAAAAGGTTTGAATGCTTACACAttttgagaatttttttttttaattctgttACTGAGGAAGCCTTTTTGCTTCGTCCTTTCTTGGTCTGGATCTGACTTTTCATGCGCTTCTTGTCAAAGGTGATGACAGCCAATCCTGAATGTGCTAATGTAGATATAACAATCCTTGAAGCACTGCGTATAATGCATGATGGGAAGTTTCTTCATCTTCCTGTTTTGGACAGAGGTAAGCAGCTGACAACTAACCTCAAGTCTCACCAGTCTATATTGGTAGTCTTtctgattgttgttgttcttgtacAGATGGATCAATTGTTGCTTGCGTTGATGTCCTACAGTTGACTCATGCTGCCATTTCCATGGTATTTTCTCGTCTGATTTGCTAATTTTCAATCATCATATGTGCTTCCTAATGACTGTGGCAATTAAATCGGCCATCTTTCAACATCAATTATTTACTTTCTTTTGCCATCTTTAGTCGTTAGTGACCTGGTCTGTGCTTTAATGCTTAACAAGTGGGAAGGTGACGATGTGCAAGTGACTGCTTATATAATGACATTAACATGTTCTTGAAAATGGGTTATATTTGTCCTCTGTTTTTAGACCCATGTAGACATATGAGAACGGCTTCTCCCTCAAGTGTCATTAGTATGCTGCCTAAGTGTGAGGGTATGTATGTTGCTTGCTTTTCATTTCGTGGTAGGGGTCTTTGATTTACTTTAAGCATTATTTGAGCCTAATGGAGAACCTAAACATGCTCTTTGATTTGTTAATTCTTGATTTCGTTTGAGtggttgctttttttttttctttttttttccacaAGTCATagctctatttttttttttttttttttttactattatCTCATTTCCGGCATTTTTTGTATCATCTATTGGAAGGTTGAGAGTAGCTCTGGAGCTATGAatgaaatggcaactacaatGATGCAGAAGTTTTGGGATTCAGCGCTTGCTTTAGAAGCACCGGAAGATACCGATTCACATAGGTATGCGTTCGTCTGATTTCTGCCTCGAACTCTGATTGACATTTAGTTTTGTATACTAATCAATCAGGAACCTGTGTACAGTGAAATGTCGACTGCGTTAATGAATTCTGAAGGAACAGAAGGAAAATATCCATCATTTGGTCCTGGAACTTCATTTTCATTTAAATTTAAGGACCTCAATGGAAGTGTTCACCGATTTAATTTTGGTAAGTTTCATGCCGAGAGACAGTTGTTCTTTGCTGTAAAGAAACCTATCATACGGGGATAGTAGTCAGTAGAGGATTAGAGTTGTCCTTAAAAGAAGAAAACCTTTTGGCTCATCTCAAATGAAGTTGCTCTTGAAACCTATATTTTTGTGCGAGTTACTGTCAATTGTTTGTTAATAACTTCATTTCAAGACCACTGTGGTGTTTGAAGATGTTTCGCAACTGGCATGATCTTAATTTGAAGTTTTCTATTCTCATTTTTTATGTATAGTTTTCCATTTTAGGACGAGATCTAAGCTGATACTCACAAAGTCAATGTGTTCCTTTTTGTTTGGAAATATATCTTCAGGTACTGAGAGTTTGGATGAGCTCATGACTGCTGTTGTGCAAAGAATAGGATCGAGTGAGAATGCCAGTCGTCCGCAACTTTTGGTGAGTTTGTATTGCATGTACTACCTTCTATGCCTTATGCCCGTTTTTTAATCTAGATGTGTGCGTTGCCAATGATTTTCCTTTTTGAGTGTAGTATCAAGACGATGAAAGTGATAAAGTGTTACTCACATGTGATGCTGATCTCATGGGCGCTGTGCTTCATGCTAGATCAGTAGGACAAAAGGTACTGTATTTTGCTCATGATGCAGCTTCATTTGTCTTTTTAAACTTTTGGACATTCTGTGCACAAACGTCGTCTTCTTATGTATGAAATCTTAGAAATCACGACGGGGGCTGGCATCCTTCTCCTTCATAACTCATAAGGCAAGCTTGTGATGGACAACCATTGTCAACCTAGATCAACCCTTAGTTGATCTACGTGCTCATGGGTACCAATGGTGGTTTTATGATACAGGAACTCCTTTTGTGTTATGAAGCATTCTCCATTCTCGTTGGTTGTCCCCGCGTTTCTGATTATGCGGGACTCTGAGTTTTGGATTTGCTGCTGTCAACAATCCATTGACACTTTTATTTCGCTTGCCACTTAATAGGCTAAAGTTTTTGCACCATCCCAAAAAGGACTCTCAtgagcatttttttttttttttgacagccgaCTCTCATGAGCATTGTTTTCCTCATTTTCGACATAATCGATGATTTGACTTTATGTTGTCTAGGTTTTGAGGTTATATGTGGAGTTCCCAGAATCTATGAAGCAAAGAAGTTCCGAGAGTAGTGTTGTCACTACTGAGAAGTCAGGATGGACACCTCGTTACCCGGGGATTTGGGCAGGTGCAGCATTGGTTACAGGCGTCGCTGTAGTTGTGTATCTTAAGCGTGCAAACTCAGGCTCCAAAACTTGGCCATTCTGACCTATATATAATCTCGATTCCAAGGCTCTGCTCGAGCATTTGTCTGACAATGGCTTGGTTTCAGCGACGACATAATGCTAGTTTCTTTCGTTGAGTAGGCGGTGATGCTTTTACTTCAGACGAAGATATGACGAACATAAAATTGTGCTCCTCTGTTTTGGGGCCAATGATGTTCAAATCTCCCCCCACATTTTGTAGATATACTCCTATACTCCCTGTATACCAAAAGGGGATGGCGAAAATTGACTTCTGTATTAAATTTccaaccattttttttttcagaaacaATAGTTATACTACTGTATGAAACCGATACTCCTTGGTGGCAACTGGCAAGGATTTGTCTTGAGAAATAGTTTCATGTATATTTCAATGTACATATGTCCTGATTCTTGAGACATAGTTTCATGTAGCTCTTGAAATAATTAAGAGAATTTATTTGAGAAATTCATCATTCACCAATTTTTTGGGACTGAGGAAGTGTACTTAACTAACATTGCAAACATAATGGTACTTGTTTAAAATAAATCCTACTGCAGCAATGACAATTAACAAAGTTAGAACTGTCTCAAACCAAATGTATGTCTGTTGCTCATCTAGCTACATTTATTATTCCCGGTTCAAAGAAAGGTTTGTGTTCCATAAAGCAGCACTAGGAGAAGTTTCCAGGCTTATTGCAACCAAGCTCCGCTTGGAATTAAAATCCTGCAAACACAACAAACCGAGTAATCTCAATCAAAAAGGGCTCGTCCTCCTCTTCTAAGAAACCGACATTATGCTTAACATATTGCAAGGAAAACTGATGGATGCATCAAGCAAAGATCACCTTACGGCTATCATTAAGTCACAGATTCTACAGTAGTTAACGCTGCTCCTACTTTAAAGCATACGCTTATGGAAGAGTAAACTGATGGATGCATCAAAGGTAATATAAATCATGCTATGAGGCTAATGTCTAGCTTCGATTACTTGCAATTTTCTCTCTTCAACTCTTCCCTTCCATGGTGGGAGAGCAAGTCGGGGATGTCACCCCCTATGCATGCTCTCTTTTACGTTACATAATACTCTACTTTACGTTATGGAAGAGGATGCCAATTGTTTATGTTTAGTGTTCAGGTGAGGGCTATAAGAGATCTTCAACAAAACTGCTATTCTAATTGTTAAGACTCCCTGAGTAAGATACTGTCAAGGCACCGGTAATTTAATCACAGAGAAAAACCTGATTTAATGACTAGCTTGGAAGACTACACCTTATATGTGTTCCAAATTACGATCAGCTTTGTCAACAATCTTTACTATAAACTAGAATCAAGGCAGACAGTGAACAAGGAAAGAAATGCATTTACCTGAGTTAATTAAGCAGCAGGAATTATTTCACTGTCTTCAGACTTTTCACGAGAATTTTCGGTAGGGAGGCCTTCAGCATCAGTATTAATCACAGCTTCCTCAGAATCAGGCTTATCTTCAATTACTTCTGCAATCACTTTTGGCCGCTCGTTAAGCAAACGGAACTGCTCTTCTTCTGACTGAAGCAGGTCTCTTCTTCTTCGATACTCGTATAATGTGAAATCACATCAAAGTCAAGGATAACTTTTTCAACATAGTCATATGGTAAAAGATATATGCGCTTATTATTTTGTGAGGTACACCAGATTTTGAGCCATCGAGGTGATGTTGTAACATAATtctacatacatacatacatacatacatacataaatAAGTACATACGTACGTACATATCGCTTTCGTATTCAGAAAATAGAGGCTTTCTTTTTAAATGGTTATCCTGCATCAAATCTAATGGAACAAAGTGGAACAAAAGATCAGAAAACATGACTGAAAGGATATTCAGCTCGCCGTCCCTTCTCATTTGCTAGATCAATGCGGTGCTTTAATATAGAAAGTTCTCGGGCAATTGCCTAACAGGACAATGAGAGACAGTGAGTTAAAATATGGAATAAGCACATAATAAGGGGGCAAGTAGCAGACAAAATGATTCGTGAACTTAACAGCCATCGCTACTGGCCAAAGAATTGTGTAAAATATGACCAGATTAATGTATCCAAAAGAAACATCTACCAATCCAATTTCCATTCTCAGTTCTAAATGATCTTGGAGCAGGTAACATTACATTTGAAGAACAGGTAACGGAGGGAGAAAAGAACGGCCAAAGGAAGAGAAAAAGCTCAGGGTTCCTTACTCAAGTTTTATAGCCAACGAAGCAACAAATTGCGTGGGTTCCTACTTGGGGTAGCTAGCTTAAGTTAATAGTGTGGTTAATTTAAAAAACTATTAACGCTTCAAGGTACATCAATGTTAACATTATGTTTTAAGCCGTAATCACAAGTCAAGTGTCTGTTGATACTTCAATCACCATTCACGAACCTACACAATATATACTGAATCCAAACAATAGTACTCCGTAATTCCGTATATATACTCACATGTTTAGTAATATCTTCATGGAGACATTTTGCCTTTTCCTCAAGCTCTACCTGTGTCAGAATCAAACGGCTTTCATTTAGAACAAGAGTAAATACTTCTACAGTTCTATCCCTTTTTTGTTCCAAAAAATTAACTTACAAAGAGAACCAGCTGACAGTCAAAATCGTGAAAAGGAAGAATGATCAAAGCACCGCAATAATCAAACTAATCATGATACAATTAACAAACTGGAATTTCTCATACTCTATCTTCCAAACTCACTATGTTGCAAAATACCATTTCCCTGTATTAAACCCTCTTTAGTCAAAAACTACCAAATTCATTTTCCAACCAAAAAGTCAACCTCCACAACCACATATACTAGTTtccattttttatataaaaaaattgaaacaaagaaATCACATAAGACGCATTATTCCTTAAAATGTcctaatacaaaaaaaaaataaaaaagtaaaaATAAAGAGAGCTTACAACAGTAGGTTTTGGAATAAGGCCACTCTCTATTTTCTGGCACAAACCCTTGCAATCTTCCTGCATAATGACAAAGAATTGAACAGCTTTCTAGTAACTATCTAACACACCACCATATACGAGGAAATCAGAAAGGCAAACCTGCCACATCAATGGAAAATGGCGAAGCACTAAACAGGCAAATATATGAATGATATGATTTAATTTCAAGACGGTATAAATCAGATAAGTTAAAGCCAACATTCTCCATATAATTTCAATCAAGATGGTTGGAAAAGAGGACAGGTAACGGCATACTGGGCAGTTCCAAAGTTATTTTAATCAATTACTATATATCTCATAATTAGGCCTTGATTAAGCATGTTAATGCTTGACAATTTCAAGCATGCCATCAATAACACAAGAGATAAACACATTAAAGCGATGGGATTCATAAAGGGTTTTATAAATGGATCAGGCTGTCCGTTTACCTCAGTTAAATCATCATTCGAAAGCATGTTCATGGGAACACCATTAGGCAGATTAGACACTTGAAGAAGCACTCTCCTATTCTCATTACCGGATTCCTCCTTGATTCCTAAGAGgaaacaaccaaaaaaaaaatttcaaaccaAAAAATATTATAACTGTTAAAAACAAAAAACAGTGAAAACAACTGCTATCTCCAATAAATAGTGACATCAAGCACAATACGATATTAAGTACAATTTGAAAGCAGTAGATATAAAAGATGCTTTTCTACAAGTTAATGAACAAAGCAACGATGATAaactttatgcaccccaaggaaCATATAACCATTTTTGTTGGCACTTTCTAGCTTTTCAGCTATGCCAGTAGTTCGGATAAACCCGGCCGGATAAATCTAAAAACACAAATGTATGTATTAGAAATAAGATGATTCAAACAACCTATTTTTATCCTAAAACTAATATTTATTATCACTGTAGCGTTTTTACTCAACTCAATAGAAAAACATATATTTTCATCACCGTTGAGAGACTTGATAGGCTTAGTCATGAGTTGTTCTAACACAGGATGACGAAGTATGGGTAAAATAAACAGGTCTCTCAATAACAGGGCCTAATTGATTTTTCACTCTCTTATCATCATGTGATGTAGGGGCGTTACCTGTTACAGGAAGTAGCTCATATAGATTCTTAGGATCAACTGGTTCTGACTTAACTTTCACAAAGCTTCCTGTCACCTTGCTTTCAAAAGTCTCAAAGTTTTCCAACAGACTTTCCACTAAACTCCGCTTCAAATAGACCATTTTCATGTTATGCGGCACAATGGCTCCAAAACTACTATACACAACTTTAATAACAGGCTCCACTTTTTTAGGCTCCTCTGGTATTCCTTCCTTTTGTTGGAATTTTTCCATAATTGATCCTTTATTCTGAAACGGACCAGTGTTTCTCCACCACGCCTGTTTTTTAGTAGGCAAGGAATCATTATTCTCTTCATGGCCTGAACTATATCCTTCATCATCCGACCGCTCTACATTCTCAAGCAAATGAGCTTCTATGCCGTCATATACTTTATATATGGTGATAGTCTTTCTTTTCAATAGAGCACACAAGCGTGCATCACAGAGAATCACTTTCCTTTTCTCAGGATGAAAGAGCTTATTATCTTGTGCATATTTAATTATGAGTGAAGACACGTCGTTCTGAGATAGCTTCTTGCTTGTATCAACTCCAATAGCTTCAAGGAGCTCTATTAGGCATTTGGAAGCCCAACCTACATATTCTATTTTGCTAGAGcctattttcttttttggtgTTTTTCTAGGCTTCTTAGTTTTAGTTACAATAACAGGATGTACCGGCTGTACAGGCTGTACGGGCTGCACAGGCTGTACAGCATCATCACTCTCATGATCACTCTCATGATTGTCAGATGAAGATTCTTTGTTCTCTTCCTCTTTAACAGACTCGTCCGAGTCAGATTGGGGCTTCTGCGGCTGAACCTTGACATTTTCACCCTTTTTTATTTGAACATCTGCATTATGTAGATCATCCAAGGTCAAGCCTTCTTTTTCCTTGATGATATCCCAGTATTCTTTAAAAAGACCTTCGTACGTGTCACGGTCTTTGAAGTCCACCTTTTCCTAGAGGATAAAAAActgaaattaataaaaaaaaaacagctaTTTTCCATTTTAAATGCATTCAATGACTTATTATTCTTTGGTTCTGAATTATGAAGAAATTTGCAAACTGAAATCGTTAGATTGGTTGTGCTTCTTTTTATTGCGAAGTAAAGCTCATTCAATGCACTTTTCGATGCAAATATCATCATTGGTTCATTTGGAAACAGCATCTtggtgttgctaacacaaggatAAGGGTAAATACAATGTGAACCCTTTTTACCCCACAATAAGTAGGAACCCTTAAGCACTGGGGAATTGTAATTGGTGTCATTGTAACAAGAGACAGCTAGTAATATTTAACCAGCTTTTATGAAGATCTGGAAAAAATCCCACTTCCTTCGATGTTTGAGATGTCAATCAAGATTTGCTACAATTTAAAAGACGAACTCATAGAAGGCCGAGATTAAATCATCTGAAATTGACATTAAGACAACATCTATCTCATATGCAGCTAATTCTTAAGCATATTGTTTCATGTCACGAAATACAAACGCCCGAATAAACAGGTACTGTGACAGAAACCAATTTGTGACACACCAGGAAAGACTGAAATAAATCGAATATAGCACCTTCTAACAATTATAAGATCATCGATACAATTGGGAAACTAATAAAGAAGCAAACACATACTCCATCAGAGTCAACTTCCCGTCCTTCCTCAGCTAGTAATGCAAGATTAAGGCAATTGTTGCAGAGTCCTTTATACCCTTTAACTCGTCCAAATGAAGCCTCCTTAAAGCAGCTTTGGCAAACAGCATTTGGACAGCAAAAACACTGATACCGCGGAGGTCGTTTGCACATAAAGCAACTGTGCCAGTCTGAAACGGAAAACCAATCATTTCTCAAGGAGAATAGCTGATTCTAGAATTTATAGAAGATATATTATACTAACAAAGGAtgtcaaaatgaaaataaaaaaactACCCTTATAGCTCCATTTACAACCAaaaaataggaaatgaaaaaaTGCCACATTATATTGCCCAAGCGATAGTTTTCAGTCTTGAATACATTTTAGTGTGAAACAGTAC from Silene latifolia isolate original U9 population chromosome 5, ASM4854445v1, whole genome shotgun sequence encodes the following:
- the LOC141657597 gene encoding CBS domain-containing protein CBSCBSPB3-like; its protein translation is MSSQVVSPPPPRRTSLSQKRFPSTKKPPPPSPSENGSFNNNHSPRPNSPSSNVVGERTVKKLKLSKALTIPEGTSVSDACRRMAARRVDAVLLTDSNALLSGICTDKDIATRVLAEELRPDQTVVSKVMTRNPIFVTSDTLAIEALQKMVQGKFRHLPVVENGEVIALLDITRCLYDAISRMEKTAEQGSVIAAAVEGVDYQKGNNSNAPAAFIETLRERMFKPSLSTIITENIKAATVSPSDPVYVAAKKMRDARVNSVVVTSSGKVMGILTSRDILMRVVAPNLSPELTLVEKVMTANPECANVDITILEALRIMHDGKFLHLPVLDRDGSIVACVDVLQLTHAAISMVESSSGAMNEMATTMMQKFWDSALALEAPEDTDSHSEMSTALMNSEGTEGKYPSFGPGTSFSFKFKDLNGSVHRFNFGTESLDELMTAVVQRIGSSENASRPQLLYQDDESDKVLLTCDADLMGAVLHARSVGQKVLRLYVEFPESMKQRSSESSVVTTEKSGWTPRYPGIWAGAALVTGVAVVVYLKRANSGSKTWPF
- the LOC141657596 gene encoding zinc finger CCCH domain-containing protein 19-like, with the protein product MVVKRRKSVRLTQKKLKQQKNHHEEEEETAMAEERVSEDYCFFCKDGGHLIECDHKDCLKSYHRGCVGQEEETEETDAQWFCDWHSCFMCKRPPRYQCFCCPNAVCQSCFKEASFGRVKGYKGLCNNCLNLALLAEEGREVDSDGEKVDFKDRDTYEGLFKEYWDIIKEKEGLTLDDLHNADVQIKKGENVKVQPQKPQSDSDESVKEEENKESSSDNHESDHESDDAVQPVQPVQPVQPVHPVIVTKTKKPRKTPKKKIGSSKIEYVGWASKCLIELLEAIGVDTSKKLSQNDVSSLIIKYAQDNKLFHPEKRKVILCDARLCALLKRKTITIYKVYDGIEAHLLENVERSDDEGYSSGHEENNDSLPTKKQAWWRNTGPFQNKGSIMEKFQQKEGIPEEPKKVEPVIKVVYSSFGAIVPHNMKMVYLKRSLVESLLENFETFESKVTGSFVKVKSEPVDPKNLYELLPVTGIKEESGNENRRVLLQVSNLPNGVPMNMLSNDDLTEEDCKGLCQKIESGLIPKPTVVELEEKAKCLHEDITKHAIARELSILKHRIDLANEKGRRAELYEYRRRRDLLQSEEEQFRLLNERPKVIAEVIEDKPDSEEAVINTDAEGLPTENSREKSEDSEIIPAA